The Chrysiogenia bacterium DNA window ACCCAGCCTGCAAAGCGGGAAAATCCCTCGGATACGGCCCAACCCAGGGCAATTCCGCACAGCCCCCCGGCAACGCTGACGACCACCGATTCTGCCAGGAACTGCACCATAATATCGCCCCCGCGCGCCCCAACGGCCTTTCGCAGGCCGATTTCCCTGGTTCGCTCCGCCACGGAGACGAGCATGATGTTCATGATGCCGATCCCGCCCACCAGCAGGGAGACTGCGGCAATTGCCGCCAGCAGAAGAGACATGGTCCGGTTACTCTCCTCCATGGCCGACTGCACGTCTCCGAGATTCTGGATGCGAAAGGCTCCCTCGCGCTGGGAGGCCGGTACGCGGTGGCGCGAATACATCAGTTCCTCCACCGCTCCCTGCACCCAGCCGATGTTCGATGCATGATCGATCTGTATTTCAATCGACTCGACATAGTCCTTGCCCGTGACCCGATCCATCGTCGTGAGGATGGGCACGATTGCCACATCGTCCTGATCCCACCAGGTGGCAAAGCCCTTCTCAGGCAACACGCCGATGATCTGGAAGTTCACCTTGTTGATCTTGAAATACTTGCCCACCGGATTGCGGCCACCGAAGAGCTCGCGCACGAGCGCAACGCCAACTACCGCCACACGGGCACGCAACCGATTTTCCTCCTCGGTAAAGAAGCGCCCAATCGTTGGCCTGGCGTTGCGCATCCATTCATAGGACGGTGTTGCCCCGATCACCCGCGTGTTCCAGTTACGCCCCTCGTAGGTGGCCTGAACACGGTCGTTGATGGAAGGGCACACCCCAAGCACATGGGGAACGCTCTCGCCAATGGCCACTGAATCCTCCACTGTCAGGCGCGAGACTGTACCCGCCTGCTGGGTGACTCCGGCGACACGCACCGCGCCAGAGCGCAGCACCAGCAGGTTCGAACCCAGCGCCGACATCTGCTGCTCGATGGACTGGCGTGCGCCCCGTCCCAGCGCCAGCGTTGCGACCACCGCCGCCACTCCGATCAAAATACCAAGGACAGACAGGCCGCTGCGCACCTTGTTGGCCATGAGCATCGAGAGCCCCTGGGACAGGTAGGCAAACACGCCGCCCAGAAGCGAGTGGCCGGCAACCTCACCTACCACAGGCTTTTCCGGCTCGGCAGGGATTGCCGGCAGGGGTTCCAGGCGCTCGTCGGAGACGATTTCTCCGTCCTTCATGCGAATCAGACGCTTGGTCTGCGCACCCACCTCTTCTTCATGGGTCACAATGATTACGGTGATCCCCTGCTCATTGAGGCGGCGGAGCGTATCAAGAATTTCGCGTTCACTGGCCGAGTCCAGGTTCCCGGTCGGTTCATCCGCAAGCAGCACAAGAGGGCGGTTGATGAGCGAGCGCGCAATGGCCACGCGCTGCTGCTGGCCGCCAGAGAGTTCGTTGGGATGGTGATCGAGTCGGTCGCCAAGTCCCACATGGTCGAGCAATTCGGCGGCACGGCTGAGATCCCGGTGCGCAGCCGTGTAGATCATCGGAAGCGCTACGTTCTCCACGGCCGAAAGACGGGGAATAAGATTGAACTGTTGAAACACGAAGCCGAAGACCCTGCCCCGCAGGGCTGAAAGATCCTCATCGTTCATGTTGGCGATCTCGCGGCCCTCAATTACGTAAGAGCCCAAATCGGGTACATCGAGCAGACCCAGCAGGTGCATGAGCGTCGACTTTCCCGAGCCCGACGCGCCCATGATTGCCACGAAATCCCCGCGTTCGATTTCGAAAGATACCTCACGCAATGCGTGTACCACATGGCTACCCATGCGATATTGTTTGGAGACGTTGCTGAGCTTGATCACGCGTTAACGCCTGCGGCTCGGCGCAAACGGGCTGCCACCTGCGGCGCCCGACTTGCTGAAGTCGACATCGGGGATCAGCAGCAATTCCCCTCCCCGGAGGCCCGAGAGCACCTCCGTTTGTTTTCCGTCGCTGATGCCAAGTTCCACCACCTGTTGTTCGGGTTTGGCTTCCGGGCGCGCCGGTTTGAGCAGCACCGAGCGCGTCTCACCGGAGTAGCTGATCGCATCGCTCGACACGAGCAACACATCCTTCTTTTCAAGGATGGTAAATCGGACATTTGCCGTCATGCCGCTGCGCATGAAGGGGGGCACCTTGTCGGGTAGCACTTCGACGATGTAAGTCGTGACGTTGTTGACGAGCGCGGCGTCGAAGGCAACCTTGCTCACTTTCCCGTCAAATGGCTGGTCGCCGTAGGCATCCAGGGTAATTCGTGCCCGTTGGCCAAGTTTTACGTGCGCGATATCGACTTCATCCACCTGAGCCTTAACTACCAGCCGATCCGAAAGGACGAAGATCGCGTCTGCAGTCGTAAAAGTCTGGCCCGTCTCCACATTGCGCTGGATGATTGTTCCTGAAACCGGGGCCATTACCGGCGTCGGACGGTAGAATTCCTTCCACTTATTGCGCTCGGCCGCACCCTTGGCCTGCGCGGCATCGAGCAATGCGGCCCGTTCGCTTGAACTCACCCATGCCAGAAGATCGCCCTTCTTCACACTCTGGCCCTCTTCGGCCAGGATCTCTTCTGCACGCCCGGCAATGGGCGCCTTGATATCGAGCTGTCTCTCCGGCCCCACCGTGCCTGTGCTCAGGATCGTAAAGGAAATATCGCCGCGTTCGACTCTCACCTCGCGGTACTGCTGCGGAGGGGTTTGGGCCTCTTGCCACTTGTAGACGGCCGCCGCACCGACCAACGCTACGACCAGTACCATGATCATCCAGCGGCCACGTCGCCGTGGGCGATTCAGTCGATGGCTTTCTCCATTACTCACTCAAACACCGCCTTGCCCTGTGCCTGCTGCCATGCCGCTTCGGTGGTCACGTGGTTGCGCAGGCTCTGCAAGTGATTCTTCTGCCTGGAAATCAGATCGTTTTCAATGACGTCCCAATCCTCGAACGAGAGTAATCCGTTGTTATACTTGCTCCGCGCAATCTCCGCACGGATGCTTGCCGCCTTCATGAAGAGCTCATCCACCAGCACTTTCTGACGGGATTCGACAAACGCGGCGTGCGTCTGTTCGAGTCTGGTTCGCGCGCGCCTGACCGCATCGAGCGCATCCACACTGGAAGCCTCCGCCAGGGCCCGCGCACTCTTTACCGAGTAGTAATCTCGCAATCCGCTGAACAGGGGCACATTGAGGGAAGCCCCCACCGACCAATTGTTGTCGTCGGGAGTCGCATCATCTCCCTCACGCACAAACTGACCATTGAGGTCCAGCGAGGGGTAGAGCGGGGAGCGCGCCAGCGAGATTGCACGCAGATCAAACTGTTCCTGATAGAGGGCCTGCTGATATTCGGGCGTCTGCCGGGCAAGTTCGCCGAAATCCGGCGCGCTCAGTGGGTCGCTCATGGGCACGACTCCAGAGGCCGTGAACTCGGCACGTTCGTCCCGACCCATGACGCGGCGAAGCTGGGCTCGCGCCACTTCAACATCGTGTCCTGCCTGCAGGTCTTCGTAGCGTGCTTGCTCCAGATAGGCCTGGAAGAGAAGGACCGAGCCCTTGTTTTCACGCCCACTATCGTAGCGAAGCGAGA harbors:
- a CDS encoding ABC transporter permease, whose product is MIKLSNVSKQYRMGSHVVHALREVSFEIERGDFVAIMGASGSGKSTLMHLLGLLDVPDLGSYVIEGREIANMNDEDLSALRGRVFGFVFQQFNLIPRLSAVENVALPMIYTAAHRDLSRAAELLDHVGLGDRLDHHPNELSGGQQQRVAIARSLINRPLVLLADEPTGNLDSASEREILDTLRRLNEQGITVIIVTHEEEVGAQTKRLIRMKDGEIVSDERLEPLPAIPAEPEKPVVGEVAGHSLLGGVFAYLSQGLSMLMANKVRSGLSVLGILIGVAAVVATLALGRGARQSIEQQMSALGSNLLVLRSGAVRVAGVTQQAGTVSRLTVEDSVAIGESVPHVLGVCPSINDRVQATYEGRNWNTRVIGATPSYEWMRNARPTIGRFFTEEENRLRARVAVVGVALVRELFGGRNPVGKYFKINKVNFQIIGVLPEKGFATWWDQDDVAIVPILTTMDRVTGKDYVESIEIQIDHASNIGWVQGAVEELMYSRHRVPASQREGAFRIQNLGDVQSAMEESNRTMSLLLAAIAAVSLLVGGIGIMNIMLVSVAERTREIGLRKAVGARGGDIMVQFLAESVVVSVAGGLCGIALGWAVSEGFSRFAGWV
- a CDS encoding efflux RND transporter periplasmic adaptor subunit, which translates into the protein MIMVLVVALVGAAAVYKWQEAQTPPQQYREVRVERGDISFTILSTGTVGPERQLDIKAPIAGRAEEILAEEGQSVKKGDLLAWVSSSERAALLDAAQAKGAAERNKWKEFYRPTPVMAPVSGTIIQRNVETGQTFTTADAIFVLSDRLVVKAQVDEVDIAHVKLGQRARITLDAYGDQPFDGKVSKVAFDAALVNNVTTYIVEVLPDKVPPFMRSGMTANVRFTILEKKDVLLVSSDAISYSGETRSVLLKPARPEAKPEQQVVELGISDGKQTEVLSGLRGGELLLIPDVDFSKSGAAGGSPFAPSRRR
- a CDS encoding TolC family protein, with translation MKSSGRVTTLLALTAVLLLGRALPVLAEELLTWDECIAEAAAYNASLQAADRRLRAAQMNVDSAHGGYFPEVNAEFNYDYGDRGSTGNTNSYSAGIKGKQNLFGGFADEKRIEQARAAVLLAKSERQIVRAQVSFELKTGFQELLFAQSNKALTGQIIARREENYRLVSLRYDSGRENKGSVLLFQAYLEQARYEDLQAGHDVEVARAQLRRVMGRDERAEFTASGVVPMSDPLSAPDFGELARQTPEYQQALYQEQFDLRAISLARSPLYPSLDLNGQFVREGDDATPDDNNWSVGASLNVPLFSGLRDYYSVKSARALAEASSVDALDAVRRARTRLEQTHAAFVESRQKVLVDELFMKAASIRAEIARSKYNNGLLSFEDWDVIENDLISRQKNHLQSLRNHVTTEAAWQQAQGKAVFE